Part of the Coriobacteriia bacterium genome is shown below.
TCTGACCGGGATTGGAGTGCGACGATGACGAAGTGCGCGCAGGGAGCGGTTCACATCGCCAACGACGTTCTGGCGGACCTTGCAGGGTACACCGCCCTTGAGGGCTACGGCGTGGTCGGCATGGCAAGCCCCACGCTTGCAGACGGCGTCGCTCAGATTCTCCCGCGGCAGAAGCTCCGCAAGGGAGTCCGCGTCGCAGGCGGTCAGAGCGGGGTCGAGATCGACCTGTACGTCGTTGTCGAGCACGGCGTGAATATCGCGGAGGTATCACACAATCTTGCCCAGCGGGTGCGCTACGCGATGACGGACATGGCCGACGTCGCCGTCGCACGCATCGATGTGCACGTCCTTGGCGTGAAGGTGCGGCAGTCTTAGTGGGCGGCGAGGGTTCGACCCCAAGCGTTCCCGACCTGATCAGCGCGGCGGCCGCAGCCCTGGCCGAGCGCGCGGACGAGGTCAACCGACTCAACGTCTTTCCGGTGCCTGACGGCGACACGGGCATCAACATGTCGCTCACCATGTCCACGGTCGTGGCTGAGGTCGGCAAGCTCGACAGCAGCGCAACGCTCGCCGAGGTGTGCCACGCCGTATCTCATGGGGCTCTCATGGGTGCACGCGGCAACTCCGGGGTCATCCTGTCGCAGATTCTCAGGGGTCTGTGTGAGGGGATCTCGGCTGCACCTGTACTGGATACGGAGCACATCGCTCTTGCCGCGGAGCGTTCCCGCGACGTGGCCTATCAGGCGGTGCGCAAGCCCGTTGAGGGCACTATGCTCACGGTTGTCGCCGACGCCGCACTGGCCGCTCGGGAAGCGGCCGCCAGCGCGATGGATGCGGGTGACGCCCTCGACAGCATCGTAGCGGCCGCGTATCGGTCCGTTGATCGCACTCCTGAGCTTCTACCGATACTCAAGGAAAATGGCGTCGTCGATGCAGGCGGGTTCGGACTGGCGATCCTCCTCGAAGGCTTCGTCGGCGCGCTGACCGGCAAAGGGATCACCCTTGCGGACTCGACCACCAGAACCGCAGGTGAGCTGTCTGTGGAGCCGGTTGATGACTGGGATGATGGCGAGTTCCTTTACTGCACGGAGTTCCTACTCTTCGGCGAGGACGTGGACCAGGAGGCGGTCGGGGAGTTCGTTGCCACAGTCGGCGGCAGTGAGCTCGTCGTCGGCAGCAACGGCGAGTACAAGGTTCACGTTCACACCAACGATCCGGGCGCGGTCCTATCGCACGTCACCTCGATGGGCGAGGTGGCTGAGGTGCATATCAACAACATGCGCCGCCAGACGGCTGCCCGAGACGAACTTCTGCGCCAGGATTCCTCAGCGCAACCCGTCAAGGAAGTCGGTTTCGTGGCGGTCGCGTCGGGGGGCGGACTTGCCGAGATTCTCACGTCTCTGGGTGTTGATGTTGTGGTCAAC
Proteins encoded:
- a CDS encoding Asp23/Gls24 family envelope stress response protein, which translates into the protein MTKCAQGAVHIANDVLADLAGYTALEGYGVVGMASPTLADGVAQILPRQKLRKGVRVAGGQSGVEIDLYVVVEHGVNIAEVSHNLAQRVRYAMTDMADVAVARIDVHVLGVKVRQS
- a CDS encoding DAK2 domain-containing protein — translated: MGGEGSTPSVPDLISAAAAALAERADEVNRLNVFPVPDGDTGINMSLTMSTVVAEVGKLDSSATLAEVCHAVSHGALMGARGNSGVILSQILRGLCEGISAAPVLDTEHIALAAERSRDVAYQAVRKPVEGTMLTVVADAALAAREAAASAMDAGDALDSIVAAAYRSVDRTPELLPILKENGVVDAGGFGLAILLEGFVGALTGKGITLADSTTRTAGELSVEPVDDWDDGEFLYCTEFLLFGEDVDQEAVGEFVATVGGSELVVGSNGEYKVHVHTNDPGAVLSHVTSMGEVAEVHINNMRRQTAARDELLRQDSSAQPVKEVGFVAVASGGGLAEILTSLGVDVVVNGGQTMNPSTADLVDAIVKTRAAQVIILPNNKNIVMAAQSAATVADRPVHVLSTTSVPQGFAALIAWDGGDQPEASLEEMAHAASLVRTGEVTHAVKDAVGSAGPIKAGQVIGIIDDDDIAVIGEDVADVTLRLAAALVDEDIETLTLFAGADLDDVSLTSLVNRLGESLPGVEIESHRGEQPLYPVILSAE